A section of the Indicator indicator isolate 239-I01 chromosome 26, UM_Iind_1.1, whole genome shotgun sequence genome encodes:
- the LRRC75B gene encoding leucine-rich repeat-containing protein 75B: MGSRLSRQSSLEEESTEESSASKLESGRGDFHLSSLLLHPQKLPGVLRKASPAPYVRRVGWLREIQATIREHKRDHAVHILRLLRKDLGLEGTFLNEVLYKNATFLNLVDPISHDLLMSLARDLQCPKKEYDPWKSSDRICRQLIYHLTPHSKWHQHGVPRRKSQMCLKTSLQKKVSQGCMDLSGIPLSSQDVHRMAYFLQSKGHHLTSVDLSFTELNDDMVRLLLPFLWALPRLTHLSLNGNRLTRATMKELTDAVKDMSKFPRLAWVDLGNNVDVSCMPQPLLVGLRKRLSQQTTLPTIYEALDCDAESAGGHEGSQPGSGAAASAPPRAFPQRSCER, encoded by the exons ATGGGCTCCCGGCTGAGCCGGCAGAGCAGCCTAGAGGAGGAGAGCACCGAGGAATCCAGCGCCAGCAAGCTGGAGAGCGGCCGGGGCGACTTCcacctctcctccctgctcctccacccGCAGAAGCTGCCCGGGGTGCTGCGCAAAGCCTCGCCGGCGCCCTACGTGCGGCGGGTGGGGTGGCTGCGGGAGATCCAGGCCACCATCCGGGAGCACAAGCGGGACCACGCCGTGCACATCCTCAGGCTGCTTCGGAAG GACCtgggactggaagggacattCCTCAATGAAGTGCTCTACAAAAATGCAACTTTCCTCAACTTGGTGGATCCCATCTCCCATGACTTGCTGATGAGCCTTGCTAGAGATTTGCAGTGTCCCAAAAAG GAGTACGACCCCTGGAAGTCCTCGGACAGGATCTGCAGGCAGCTGATTTACCACCTGACCCCCCACTCCAAATGGCACCAGCACGGCGTGCCCCGCAGGAAGTCCCAGATGTG CCTGAAGACCAGCCTTCAGAAGAAGGTGAGCCAGGGCTGCATGGATCTGTCGGGGATCCCGCTGAGCTCGCAGGACGTCCACCGCATGGCCTACTTCCTGCAGAGCAAGGGGCACCACCTCACCTCCGTGGACCTGAGCTTCACAGAGCTGAATGACGACATGGtgcggctgctgctgcccttcctctgGGCACTGCCCAGGCTCACCCACCTCTCCCTCAATGGCAACCGCCTGACGCGGGCCACCATGAAGGAGCTGACCGACGCCGTGAAGGACATGAGCAAGTTCCCTCGCCTGGCCTGGGTGGACCTGGGCAACAACGTGGACGTCTCCTGCATGCCGCAGCCGCTGCTGGTGGGCCTGCGCAAGCGCCTCAGCCAGCAGACCACGCTGCCAACCATCTACGAGGCACTCGACTGCGACGCGGAGAGCGCCGGCGGGCACGAGGGCAGCCAGCCAGGGAGTGGAGCGGCGGCCAGCGCCCCGCCACGTGCTTTTCCTCAGCGGAGCTGCGAGAGGTGA